The Lacrimispora xylanolytica genome has a segment encoding these proteins:
- a CDS encoding substrate-binding periplasmic protein, producing the protein MKNRTRRNGILWLMVFTLTVVSLMGCQGKKAETKTVAGESAMLTKAKEKGYLLIGSSNDAPFSYTDVESGKLKGLDIEILKEICKRLGIGDIQMKVTDFSNLLVELNNKNVDMVADAMYVKDERLQIAAFTDKWYQEGEAVVIPESSFIKTKEDLKDKKVGAQPGTTFYETAQKWLDEGKIGGLEAYDNQATLMTAVNTGKVDAVVTDGIVAGYTLSSDSSLKLKLLSPYEAEASGQIGAAVRFEDKEFLAEINKALNDMKADGTLLKILKDYGLTEDYLVGVEEGKTTNVK; encoded by the coding sequence ATGAAGAACAGAACAAGAAGAAATGGAATCCTATGGCTCATGGTATTTACGCTGACAGTGGTGTCACTTATGGGCTGTCAGGGAAAGAAAGCAGAAACAAAGACAGTAGCAGGAGAATCCGCCATGCTGACAAAAGCAAAGGAAAAGGGCTATCTCCTCATTGGCTCCTCCAACGACGCCCCATTTTCTTATACGGATGTGGAATCCGGTAAGTTAAAGGGACTTGATATTGAAATATTAAAGGAGATATGCAAGCGTTTGGGAATCGGCGATATCCAGATGAAGGTCACAGACTTTTCCAATTTATTGGTGGAGCTTAACAACAAGAACGTGGATATGGTTGCAGATGCCATGTATGTAAAAGATGAACGGCTTCAGATTGCTGCTTTTACGGATAAATGGTATCAGGAAGGCGAAGCAGTGGTAATCCCGGAAAGCTCCTTCATAAAGACCAAGGAAGATTTAAAGGATAAAAAAGTAGGAGCCCAGCCAGGAACCACCTTTTATGAGACCGCGCAAAAATGGCTGGATGAAGGAAAAATCGGCGGACTGGAAGCGTATGACAATCAGGCGACCTTAATGACTGCTGTCAATACCGGGAAAGTGGATGCTGTAGTCACCGATGGAATCGTTGCAGGCTATACCCTTTCTTCTGACAGCTCCTTAAAGCTTAAGCTTCTTTCCCCATATGAGGCAGAGGCAAGCGGTCAAATCGGTGCTGCGGTGCGCTTTGAAGACAAAGAATTTCTGGCAGAAATAAACAAGGCGCTGAATGATATGAAGGCAGATGGAACGCTGTTAAAGATATTAAAGGATTACGGTCTGACAGAGGATTACCTTGTAGGTGTAGAAGAAGGAAAGACAACAAATGTAAAATAG
- a CDS encoding iron-containing alcohol dehydrogenase, translating to MEFQYYLPVNLVFGRGKADVIGERAAALGTRALIVTGGSSTRKSGLLDRAIKQLENHGVSYVLFDKAEPNPLTTTVWKGAETARREGCDFILSIGGGSSLDTGKGIAFLAVNEGDISDYIYGKKKSDKALPVLAVPTTCGTGSEGNGFAVMTNPDTLDKKSLRCSAIVPACSIVDPQLMMTMPGNILASVGFDALCHNIDAYLSATSQPLTELMALEGVRLAAESLVSLYEGSKDLNHWDQLSLASTLGGMVINTAGVTALHGMEHPVSGLKDAVHGRGLAALAPYVFEASIKGAPHKFSALSRLLGGKGEWDFTDQIRSLITRLGLTEGLKDMGVEESDLNWLTENCFKVSAPSMANHPVVFTPEEVKEIYRKSL from the coding sequence ATGGAATTTCAGTATTATTTACCGGTCAACCTGGTGTTTGGGCGGGGGAAGGCAGATGTCATAGGAGAAAGAGCAGCCGCTCTTGGGACCCGGGCACTAATTGTTACCGGCGGAAGCAGCACCAGAAAATCAGGACTCTTAGACAGAGCCATAAAGCAGCTAGAAAATCATGGAGTTTCCTATGTATTGTTTGACAAAGCAGAACCAAATCCCCTGACGACCACCGTATGGAAAGGGGCCGAAACTGCTCGAAGGGAAGGGTGCGACTTCATCCTTTCAATAGGAGGCGGAAGCAGCCTGGATACGGGAAAGGGGATTGCCTTTCTGGCAGTAAATGAAGGGGATATCAGCGATTATATTTATGGAAAGAAGAAAAGCGATAAGGCCCTTCCTGTTCTGGCAGTACCAACCACCTGCGGAACAGGAAGCGAGGGAAATGGCTTTGCGGTAATGACCAATCCAGACACCCTGGATAAGAAATCCCTGCGGTGCAGCGCCATCGTTCCGGCTTGTTCCATTGTGGACCCTCAGCTCATGATGACAATGCCAGGAAACATACTTGCTTCCGTTGGCTTTGATGCCCTTTGTCACAACATAGATGCTTACTTATCTGCCACATCTCAGCCCCTTACGGAGCTTATGGCCTTAGAAGGAGTAAGACTTGCAGCAGAAAGCCTTGTGAGCCTTTATGAGGGTTCAAAAGATTTAAACCATTGGGATCAGCTCTCTCTTGCCAGCACTCTTGGCGGTATGGTAATCAATACCGCTGGGGTCACGGCTCTTCATGGAATGGAGCACCCGGTCAGCGGTTTAAAGGACGCCGTTCACGGAAGAGGACTTGCGGCACTGGCACCTTATGTGTTTGAAGCATCCATAAAGGGGGCACCCCATAAGTTTTCTGCTCTTTCCAGGCTTCTTGGGGGAAAGGGAGAATGGGATTTTACAGACCAGATCCGAAGCCTTATCACTCGTTTGGGCCTTACGGAAGGTCTTAAGGATATGGGAGTAGAAGAAAGTGATTTAAATTGGCTGACAGAGAACTGCTTTAAGGTTTCTGCCCCCAGCATGGCAAACCATCCGGTGGTATTTACCCCGGAAGAAGTTAAGGAAATCTATAGAAAATCACTGTAA
- a CDS encoding aspartate aminotransferase family protein, which yields MLKDSLPEIKTPLPGPKADAILKRRMEAVPNAIKSVYPCVIKRGEGAMLEDVDGNRFLDWVGGVGVLNIGYSRPELIEAVKEQSEQYFHAMMNIVTHEGYISLVEKMNEIVPLKAETKKTMFANSGAEAIENAVKIARSYSGRPNIIVFSGAFHGRTLLAASMTAKKSYAAGIGPFPDGIYRAEFPYLYRGPKGYGEEMAIEYYVERLHKVFEEASPAEYVAAIVVEPVQGEGGFIPAPLEWVKALRKICDEYGILLIADEVQTGFARSGRLFVSHYWKEAGCPPDILVSAKSIAGGLPLSAVTAAKEVFDGVRGGVIGGTFGGNALACASALKTIEIIEKEDLCTRALKIAEKCRKEFESWKKEFEEVGDVRGIGCMMGIEFVKDKESKIPNGTLVSAIVAHCVQKGLIVESAGSGSNVIRFLCPLVVTDEQLDSGLSILKSAIEACR from the coding sequence ATGTTAAAGGATTCGCTGCCGGAAATAAAGACACCTTTGCCGGGACCAAAGGCTGATGCTATCTTAAAAAGAAGAATGGAAGCAGTACCCAATGCCATAAAGTCGGTTTATCCCTGTGTCATCAAACGGGGAGAAGGAGCTATGCTTGAGGATGTAGACGGAAACCGTTTCCTTGACTGGGTGGGAGGCGTTGGGGTATTGAACATCGGATACAGCCGCCCGGAGCTCATAGAAGCAGTCAAAGAGCAGTCAGAGCAGTATTTCCATGCCATGATGAATATCGTGACTCATGAGGGATACATAAGCCTGGTAGAAAAAATGAATGAAATTGTTCCCTTAAAGGCAGAAACGAAAAAGACCATGTTTGCCAATTCGGGAGCTGAGGCCATAGAAAATGCGGTAAAGATAGCAAGATCCTATTCCGGCAGACCCAATATTATTGTCTTTTCCGGTGCCTTTCATGGAAGAACTCTTCTTGCAGCCTCTATGACGGCAAAGAAGTCTTATGCCGCCGGGATCGGACCATTTCCTGACGGCATTTACCGGGCAGAATTTCCTTATCTCTACCGTGGGCCTAAAGGATATGGGGAAGAAATGGCAATTGAGTATTACGTGGAACGGCTTCATAAGGTCTTTGAGGAGGCATCACCGGCGGAATACGTGGCAGCAATTGTAGTGGAGCCAGTCCAGGGAGAGGGCGGTTTTATTCCGGCTCCTTTGGAATGGGTGAAGGCGCTTAGAAAAATCTGTGACGAGTATGGAATCTTACTCATTGCCGATGAGGTGCAGACCGGCTTTGCAAGGTCCGGCAGGCTCTTTGTATCCCATTACTGGAAAGAAGCAGGCTGCCCGCCGGATATCCTGGTTTCTGCAAAGTCCATAGCCGGAGGTCTTCCCTTAAGCGCAGTCACAGCAGCCAAAGAGGTTTTTGACGGGGTAAGAGGCGGTGTCATCGGAGGAACCTTCGGGGGAAATGCCCTAGCCTGTGCTTCCGCCCTTAAGACCATTGAAATCATAGAAAAAGAAGACTTATGCACCAGAGCTCTTAAGATTGCTGAAAAATGCCGGAAGGAATTTGAAAGCTGGAAGAAGGAATTTGAGGAAGTGGGAGATGTGAGAGGGATTGGATGCATGATGGGAATCGAATTTGTGAAAGACAAAGAGAGCAAGATTCCAAACGGAACGCTGGTATCCGCCATCGTAGCCCACTGCGTGCAGAAAGGCCTGATCGTAGAGAGTGCTGGCTCCGGGTCCAATGTGATACGGTTCTTATGTCCTCTTGTGGTCACAGACGAGCAGCTTGACAGCGGGCTTTCCATATTAAAATCCGCAATAGAAGCGTGCCGATAA
- a CDS encoding MarR family winged helix-turn-helix transcriptional regulator: protein MEQWNQELPELATESMAVLGRLNRVAKHIEKRLGKNFSTYNLNSGEFDVLATLRRSGTGGNGYRLKPTELYQSLMITSGAMTNRIDTLEKKGLVSRTHDDTDRRAICVELTKKGLDLISQAIVTHTETEDSILKDLSGEETALFNQLLKKLLFSLEEEPQEYDTPDV, encoded by the coding sequence ATGGAACAATGGAACCAGGAGCTGCCGGAGCTAGCTACAGAATCCATGGCTGTTTTGGGACGGCTGAACCGAGTCGCAAAACATATAGAAAAGAGGTTAGGAAAGAATTTTTCAACGTACAACCTTAACAGCGGAGAATTCGATGTGCTTGCTACCCTTCGGCGTTCCGGTACTGGTGGTAATGGTTACCGCCTAAAACCAACGGAGCTTTACCAGTCCCTTATGATCACCTCTGGTGCCATGACGAACCGGATCGATACTCTGGAAAAAAAGGGGCTTGTTTCACGGACTCATGACGACACTGACCGGAGAGCCATCTGCGTGGAGCTGACGAAAAAAGGCCTGGATCTCATCAGCCAGGCTATTGTTACCCATACGGAAACCGAAGATTCTATCTTAAAAGATTTATCGGGAGAAGAAACTGCTCTTTTTAACCAGCTGCTTAAAAAACTGCTCTTTTCCCTGGAAGAGGAACCACAGGAGTATGATACCCCGGATGTGTGA
- a CDS encoding EamA family transporter, translating to MKDFKDTLLTMLTPILWGSTYMITAVWIPIDRPIFVALMRGLPIGLILLLCYRTFPKGIWLFRSILLGSLNIGIFFLLLFIAAYRLPGGIASIIGSVQPVFIILLSWLILKEKPTTKSYLAIGMIMVGVFLLFFKQQAAIDPIGVLAALTGSALMSLGVVLTKHWGKPEGVSQMAFTSWQLFFGSLILIPAFLLFEGPVPPLSGANILGIAFIAIFNTGLAYFLWFRGIEKIGPAKASFLNPLNPLTAFFLGYLMLGQTINFLQVLGVIIIISSVFVSQSKGKVKRSAAAGSGQPQNSFQ from the coding sequence ATGAAAGATTTTAAAGATACTCTCTTAACCATGCTTACTCCCATACTGTGGGGGTCTACCTATATGATCACAGCCGTATGGATTCCCATAGACAGACCCATCTTTGTTGCTTTAATGAGGGGACTGCCCATCGGACTTATACTTTTATTGTGTTACCGCACCTTCCCAAAGGGAATCTGGCTGTTTCGTTCCATTTTACTTGGAAGCTTAAATATTGGTATTTTTTTCCTGCTTTTATTTATAGCAGCTTACCGCCTTCCCGGTGGAATTGCCTCCATTATCGGCAGCGTGCAGCCCGTTTTTATTATTCTTCTAAGCTGGCTCATTTTAAAGGAAAAGCCAACCACCAAATCCTATCTTGCCATAGGAATGATCATGGTGGGGGTGTTCCTGTTATTCTTTAAGCAGCAGGCAGCCATTGATCCTATTGGTGTCCTGGCCGCATTGACAGGTTCAGCTCTCATGTCCCTTGGTGTTGTACTTACCAAGCACTGGGGAAAGCCGGAAGGCGTAAGCCAGATGGCCTTTACCTCCTGGCAGTTATTTTTCGGAAGCCTGATTCTCATCCCAGCCTTTTTGTTATTCGAAGGCCCGGTTCCGCCACTGTCTGGCGCAAATATTCTGGGAATCGCCTTTATCGCCATATTCAACACGGGACTTGCTTATTTCCTCTGGTTTCGGGGAATTGAGAAAATCGGTCCGGCGAAAGCTTCTTTTTTAAATCCCTTAAATCCTTTGACTGCCTTTTTCCTGGGGTATCTCATGCTGGGACAGACCATTAATTTCCTTCAAGTACTTGGAGTAATTATCATCATTTCCAGTGTCTTTGTATCTCAAAGCAAGGGCAAGGTAAAAAGATCAGCTGCCGCAGGAAGTGGGCAGCCACAAAACAGCTTTCAATAG
- a CDS encoding ABC transporter ATP-binding protein — translation MNNRKKGTVLRLITYFKGLELKMAAVITSSILSAALFIASPIFLGKALDQLAEGIKSSLANGTKFQVNWNTMGNIFAILLTLYVLSFITNYLANYMMAAVTETVTLNMRGALMDKLNRLPLRFYDATERGDILSRATNDVEKVADALREGFNRLIGCIISIIGAVIMMLVISPALSVVAFLTIGTATVLTICIASKSRRYFLKYQTSMGELNAAVEETFTGQLVIKAFNQEDASLKKFREINQELYKHSSSSQIAQFIVAPCVRLINNFGYTIVAVLSVIAIIQGRMTIGIVQAFIQYSDKASEPVIELSQIISSMQSAFAASIRYFEIMDELDEVPDHSSTEVLPETKGDVSFEHVRFGYSDDHILMKDINIDVKTGDRIAIVGPTGAGKTTLVNLLMRFYEIQGGAIKIDGVDIKSMSRAELRSKFGMVLQDTWLFGGSIRDNIAYSNFEAPDEAIIGAAKSARADHFIRTLPEGYQTLLTEDGSNVSQGQKQLLTIARAILADPAILILDEATSSVDTRTEAEIQKAMNNLMKGRTSFIIAHKLSTIRDADLILVMDHGTIIEQGTHEELLKKQGFYEKLYNSQFADADSDGQQTA, via the coding sequence ATGAATAATCGGAAAAAAGGAACGGTTTTAAGACTTATTACTTATTTTAAGGGCCTGGAGCTTAAGATGGCGGCTGTCATCACTTCTTCCATATTAAGCGCCGCTCTTTTCATCGCTTCTCCTATCTTTTTAGGAAAGGCACTGGATCAGCTTGCCGAGGGGATTAAGTCCTCCTTGGCTAACGGTACTAAATTCCAGGTGAACTGGAATACCATGGGGAATATTTTTGCCATTCTCCTCACGCTTTATGTTTTAAGCTTTATCACCAACTACCTGGCGAATTACATGATGGCTGCTGTGACGGAAACAGTAACTCTTAATATGAGAGGCGCCTTAATGGATAAGTTAAACCGCCTGCCTCTGCGTTTTTATGATGCGACCGAGCGTGGAGATATCTTAAGCCGGGCCACCAATGACGTGGAAAAGGTAGCGGATGCCTTAAGAGAAGGCTTCAACCGTTTGATTGGCTGTATCATATCCATCATCGGAGCCGTTATCATGATGCTTGTCATCAGCCCAGCCTTATCTGTGGTCGCATTTCTTACCATTGGTACTGCTACGGTCCTGACCATCTGCATTGCCAGTAAGTCCAGAAGATACTTCTTAAAGTATCAGACCTCCATGGGTGAGTTAAATGCAGCGGTGGAAGAAACCTTTACAGGACAGCTGGTCATCAAGGCATTTAACCAGGAAGATGCTTCTTTAAAGAAATTCAGGGAAATCAATCAGGAGCTTTATAAACACAGCAGTTCCTCTCAGATCGCCCAGTTCATCGTTGCTCCCTGCGTGAGGCTCATTAATAACTTCGGTTATACCATTGTTGCGGTTTTAAGTGTAATTGCCATTATTCAGGGCAGAATGACCATTGGTATCGTTCAGGCATTCATTCAGTATTCAGATAAAGCCTCTGAGCCGGTCATTGAGCTTTCCCAGATCATCAGCTCCATGCAGTCCGCATTTGCGGCTTCCATCCGATACTTTGAAATCATGGATGAGCTTGATGAGGTTCCGGATCACAGCTCTACAGAGGTACTTCCTGAAACAAAGGGAGATGTAAGCTTTGAGCATGTCCGCTTTGGATACTCTGATGACCACATTTTAATGAAGGACATTAACATTGATGTAAAGACTGGTGACCGAATTGCCATCGTGGGGCCAACCGGTGCGGGAAAGACAACACTGGTAAACCTTCTTATGCGGTTCTATGAGATTCAGGGCGGTGCCATTAAGATCGACGGGGTGGATATTAAATCCATGTCAAGAGCAGAGCTTCGAAGCAAGTTCGGCATGGTTCTTCAGGATACCTGGCTCTTTGGCGGCTCCATTCGGGATAACATCGCGTACAGCAATTTTGAAGCCCCGGATGAAGCAATCATAGGGGCGGCTAAATCCGCCAGGGCAGATCATTTTATCCGCACTCTGCCGGAGGGCTACCAGACGCTGTTAACGGAAGACGGCTCCAATGTATCACAGGGACAGAAGCAGCTGTTGACCATAGCCAGAGCGATCCTGGCTGACCCAGCTATATTAATTCTTGATGAAGCCACCTCCAGTGTAGATACCAGAACAGAGGCCGAGATTCAAAAGGCCATGAACAACTTAATGAAGGGGCGCACCAGCTTTATCATCGCCCATAAGCTGTCTACCATTCGGGATGCAGACCTGATTCTGGTCATGGACCACGGCACCATCATTGAGCAGGGAACCCATGAAGAGCTTCTTAAAAAACAAGGCTTTTATGAAAAGCTATATAACAGCCAGTTCGCAGACGCTGATTCTGACGGTCAGCAAACGGCATAA
- a CDS encoding ABC transporter ATP-binding protein, which translates to MRDLLPYIKPHKRLLAGAIIFLFFNNFTAMFIPTLTARLINVGVANQDMTYIYQTCGLMLTVAVLGGLSSIVSAILASKASAGVARDLREAVFTKAQTYSLTDFKTVGTASMITRCTNDINIIQRSGMMFLRILLPAPIMTIVGLTLAFRTNVQMACFFIAVIVFFGIMAYLIGKKAIPLFQMIQRKMDRLTYVLREGITGVRVIRAFNREAFERNRFVEACDDYRDVAIKTGRVFAILLPFLFLILDLSVASVIWFGGIQVTNGSMEIGSIFALIEYLTIILFCCVMAVMGFMEIPRALSSIGRINEILNLTPEINDDTDALPQSELRGTLEFKNVSFMYANAEEPVLSHISFTSKPGQTTAIIGGTGSGKSTIANLIPYFYQFQEGEILLNGIDIRKYPQKALRERIGFIPQKAFLFRGTIESNIRFGKEDATMEEIIASAKVAQAHDFIEGLEDGYESYVAQAGSNLSGGQKQRVAIARALVKKPEVYVFDDSFSALDFKTDSMLRKALKSQIKESSLIIVAQRISTIMDADQILVLDDGKLVGVGRHEELMESCKVYQQIAATQLSEKELKRKEDHNHE; encoded by the coding sequence ATGAGAGATTTACTGCCTTACATAAAGCCCCACAAAAGGCTTCTGGCAGGTGCCATTATATTTTTATTTTTTAATAACTTTACTGCCATGTTCATTCCGACCCTGACAGCCAGGTTAATTAACGTGGGGGTCGCCAATCAGGATATGACCTATATCTACCAGACCTGTGGGCTAATGCTTACGGTTGCCGTCCTGGGTGGGCTCAGCTCCATTGTCTCTGCGATCCTGGCATCAAAGGCATCGGCTGGCGTTGCCAGGGATTTAAGGGAAGCTGTGTTTACCAAAGCGCAGACTTATTCCCTTACTGATTTTAAAACCGTTGGAACTGCATCCATGATTACACGCTGTACCAATGATATCAATATCATTCAAAGGTCTGGCATGATGTTCTTAAGAATCCTTTTGCCTGCACCGATTATGACGATTGTAGGCCTTACCCTGGCATTTAGAACTAATGTGCAGATGGCCTGCTTCTTTATTGCAGTGATCGTATTTTTCGGAATTATGGCTTACTTAATTGGAAAAAAGGCAATTCCATTGTTCCAAATGATCCAAAGAAAGATGGACCGGCTCACTTATGTGCTTCGGGAAGGAATTACCGGAGTCCGGGTTATCCGTGCTTTTAACCGGGAGGCGTTTGAAAGGAACCGGTTTGTAGAGGCCTGCGATGATTACCGTGATGTTGCCATTAAGACGGGAAGAGTCTTTGCGATTCTCCTTCCATTTCTGTTTCTGATTCTTGATTTAAGCGTAGCTTCTGTCATCTGGTTCGGTGGAATTCAGGTTACCAACGGCTCCATGGAAATCGGAAGCATTTTTGCCCTCATTGAATACCTGACTATCATTCTCTTTTGCTGTGTTATGGCTGTTATGGGATTTATGGAAATCCCCCGTGCCTTAAGCAGCATAGGCCGAATCAATGAGATATTAAACCTGACCCCTGAAATCAATGATGATACCGATGCCCTGCCACAAAGTGAGCTAAGAGGTACTCTGGAATTTAAAAATGTTTCCTTTATGTATGCAAATGCAGAGGAACCTGTCTTAAGCCATATTTCCTTTACTTCAAAGCCAGGACAGACCACTGCCATCATCGGCGGAACCGGCTCAGGAAAATCCACCATTGCAAACCTCATTCCTTACTTTTATCAGTTTCAGGAAGGGGAAATTCTCTTAAATGGTATTGATATCAGGAAATATCCACAGAAAGCATTAAGGGAAAGGATCGGTTTTATTCCTCAGAAGGCATTCCTTTTCCGGGGAACCATTGAAAGCAATATCCGGTTTGGAAAAGAAGATGCAACGATGGAGGAAATCATTGCCTCTGCAAAGGTGGCTCAGGCACATGACTTTATTGAAGGATTGGAGGATGGGTATGAGTCCTATGTGGCTCAGGCTGGCTCCAACCTTTCTGGCGGACAGAAGCAGCGAGTCGCCATTGCCAGAGCCCTTGTAAAGAAACCAGAGGTCTATGTCTTTGATGACAGCTTCTCTGCCCTGGATTTTAAAACGGATTCCATGTTAAGAAAGGCCTTAAAGTCTCAGATAAAGGAATCTTCCCTGATCATCGTGGCCCAGAGAATCAGTACCATTATGGATGCGGACCAGATTCTTGTACTGGACGACGGTAAGTTAGTGGGCGTGGGGCGTCATGAGGAGCTTATGGAAAGCTGTAAAGTCTATCAGCAGATTGCAGCGACCCAGTTAAGTGAAAAAGAATTAAAAAGAAAGGAGGACCACAATCATGAATAA
- a CDS encoding MerR family transcriptional regulator, translated as MSGNNKQYMTTKEFAHLCGVSKHTLFHYDEVGILKPEMVKENGYRYYSIKQFFTYDIIHILKQAGSSLEEIKDYMNNYNPDMFLSILRQKEKQLEEEIKKMNLMRNKILATIDTTEEALRSVYGEPFLEECKEEYYIVVNLTKDMSAKEELEKLRDHFQYCEEINGETELLLGVIMKKENILAGEYMKVSCYSSKIKSYLDSERVHVKKAGLYAVVIHKGAYTDTKKSYEKLKSFIKKNHLDISGDTYEDDMLSHLAGMNDDEYVIKIQIPVIPR; from the coding sequence ATGTCAGGAAATAACAAGCAGTATATGACGACCAAAGAATTCGCCCACCTTTGCGGAGTGAGCAAACATACCTTATTTCATTATGATGAAGTGGGAATCTTAAAGCCGGAGATGGTTAAGGAAAACGGCTACCGCTATTATTCCATAAAACAATTTTTCACTTATGATATCATTCATATTTTAAAGCAGGCTGGCTCCTCCCTGGAAGAAATTAAGGATTACATGAATAATTATAACCCAGATATGTTTCTTTCTATCCTAAGGCAGAAAGAAAAACAGCTGGAGGAAGAGATTAAAAAGATGAATCTCATGAGAAATAAAATTCTTGCCACCATAGATACCACGGAAGAGGCGCTTCGCTCGGTCTATGGAGAGCCTTTTTTAGAGGAGTGCAAGGAAGAGTATTATATTGTTGTTAACTTAACGAAAGATATGTCAGCGAAAGAAGAACTGGAAAAGCTGAGAGATCATTTTCAGTATTGCGAAGAAATCAATGGAGAAACCGAGCTGCTTCTGGGAGTGATCATGAAAAAGGAGAACATTCTCGCTGGGGAATATATGAAGGTCTCCTGCTACAGCAGCAAGATTAAATCTTACCTTGACAGTGAACGTGTCCATGTAAAAAAGGCCGGTCTATATGCCGTAGTGATTCATAAGGGGGCATATACAGATACAAAAAAGTCTTATGAGAAACTGAAATCGTTTATAAAAAAGAACCATCTTGACATCAGTGGTGATACGTATGAGGACGATATGCTCAGTCATCTGGCGGGTATGAATGATGACGAATACGTAATAAAGATACAGATTCCGGTAATTCCCAGATAA
- a CDS encoding NUDIX hydrolase, with protein MKKKGFSVRRPGIIGEEAFRKYAVLIPLIEVSGIPHLLFEKRSGKLKHQPGEICFPGGKLEPGESLKACAVRETMEELLVQRKQIKVLGPGDIYLSPFNLMIQPFIGTIKDYKDTFSTDEVQAVIKVPLDFFRSNAPKTYTSQLIQEPPKDFPYEWIPGGMEYPWVKGNHSISFYQYEDTTIWGMTAQMATSAVRLMEKYHII; from the coding sequence TTGAAGAAGAAAGGTTTTTCCGTCAGGAGACCAGGCATCATAGGAGAGGAAGCCTTCCGTAAGTATGCAGTCCTGATTCCTTTAATCGAGGTTTCAGGAATTCCTCATTTACTATTTGAAAAAAGATCAGGAAAGCTAAAGCACCAGCCAGGAGAAATCTGTTTTCCAGGAGGAAAGCTGGAACCGGGAGAATCCTTAAAGGCGTGTGCCGTCAGAGAGACCATGGAAGAGCTTCTTGTGCAAAGGAAACAGATTAAAGTATTGGGGCCTGGGGATATCTATCTGTCTCCCTTTAATCTGATGATCCAGCCCTTTATCGGCACCATAAAGGATTATAAGGATACCTTTAGTACGGATGAGGTGCAGGCTGTCATTAAAGTGCCTCTTGACTTTTTTCGGTCCAATGCGCCAAAGACCTACACCAGCCAGCTGATACAGGAGCCTCCAAAGGATTTTCCGTACGAATGGATTCCAGGCGGCATGGAATACCCCTGGGTCAAGGGAAATCATTCCATATCATTTTATCAGTATGAGGATACCACCATATGGGGAATGACAGCCCAGATGGCTACCTCCGCAGTTAGGCTCATGGAAAAATACCACATAATATAG
- a CDS encoding MBL fold metallo-hydrolase has translation MKFNIIGSGGCVSIPRPLCKCRVCREARVKGVPYARCGCSLYAEDIHVLVDTPEDIVQALNRGNVESIDYILYSHIDPDHTMGMRIIEQLRLDWLAASMGESCENPIVVGALPKVLKDLDNQRTAYGSMLSYYKSLNLITEQPLHELNINGIHVDLVPVDERGDVTVFVFTEGEKKLIYAPCDVKPFPESESFYEADCLIIGNTIIGDVLKDGFVLEESNSLRTELFVMEEIIAIQEKYKIKRVIITHLEEDWGKSYDDYKCLEKKYENIEFAYDGMKIEI, from the coding sequence ATGAAATTTAACATCATTGGTTCCGGAGGCTGCGTAAGTATACCAAGGCCCTTATGCAAATGCCGGGTCTGCAGAGAGGCCAGAGTAAAAGGAGTGCCCTATGCAAGATGCGGCTGCAGCCTCTATGCAGAGGACATTCATGTTCTGGTAGATACCCCGGAGGATATCGTCCAGGCGTTGAACCGTGGGAATGTGGAGTCCATAGACTATATTCTATATAGCCACATCGACCCGGATCATACCATGGGAATGCGGATCATTGAACAGCTTCGCCTTGACTGGCTGGCTGCCTCAATGGGGGAAAGCTGCGAAAACCCCATTGTGGTAGGGGCTCTGCCTAAGGTACTTAAAGATTTAGATAATCAGAGAACTGCATATGGTTCCATGCTTTCCTATTATAAGTCCTTAAATCTCATAACCGAACAGCCGCTTCATGAACTTAATATAAACGGTATTCATGTAGATTTAGTACCAGTGGATGAAAGGGGCGATGTAACTGTTTTTGTATTTACAGAAGGGGAGAAAAAGTTAATCTATGCCCCCTGTGATGTAAAGCCGTTTCCAGAGTCTGAGAGCTTTTATGAGGCGGATTGCCTTATAATTGGAAACACCATAATAGGGGACGTGTTAAAGGACGGCTTTGTCCTGGAGGAGAGTAACAGCCTTCGAACGGAGCTCTTTGTTATGGAGGAGATTATAGCCATTCAGGAAAAATATAAGATCAAACGGGTCATCATCACTCATTTGGAAGAAGACTGGGGCAAAAGCTACGACGATTATAAGTGCCTGGAGAAAAAATATGAGAACATAGAATTTGCTTATGACGGCATGAAGATTGAAATCTAG